In Nematostella vectensis chromosome 3, jaNemVect1.1, whole genome shotgun sequence, the genomic window gacagtgacagtgacagtgacagtgacagtgatagtgatagtgatagtgatagtgacagtgacagtgacagtgacagtgatagtgacagtgatagtgatagtgatagtgatagtgacagtgacagtgacagtaaCAGTGACagagtgacagtgacagtgacagtgatagtgacagtgatagtgatagtgatagtgatagtgacagtgacagtgacagtaaCAGTGACagagtgacagtgacagtgatagtgacagtgacagtgacagtaacagtaacagtgagtgacagtgatagtaaAAGcgacagtaacagtaacagtgaGTGACATTGACAAGACGCAGTCAAGTCGCATTTATTTGAGGAGAGACGCACAAAAAATGAGGTGTATctgttttatacaacaattCAAAAGTTTTCTTAATATGCTACAATCTAGTTTTAGGGAGCTCACGCTCATGCTGACGTCATGATTGGCTGTGTCCTTATAACACATAAGCtatttgaccaatcagagcgcacGATTTACGAGAGGCGTTGTATAATTAGTGTTTATGTACCTTTAGTTGGGGTTTTATTTTTGTCCCTTTATTTTCCCTTTTACTCAAATTTGCTTTGCTGTCAGTTGTTAAAAGAACGAATGACGACAACGGTCTGATCACATGGTTTTGTACCTTGCTTTCAGAGAATGACTTTGACACCAGATGCAGAATGAACTCCATAGCATTAGACGAATGATTCAATAAAGCTGTCGAACAGGTTGCGtttgtgttttattatatatatatatatatttaatcccctgatgagtgggcaaccacgaaacagacctgtagggaaacctatgtagtttgtatttttctcaaaccaacactatacaccgctctactttcgagtattgagcactttctatgaaagccttcaaccatcattttatatatatatatatatatatatatatatatatatatatatatatatatatatatatatatatatatatatatatatatatatatatatatatatatgtacaaCACACATAATATATCAATACATTTTTTACTGAATAGGCAAATAAATTAACTGATCCGCCTTGGCACGTTACAAGTTTAGTGTATCTACTACTTTCGTCTAACCTAAGTATTTGCAGTTTCTTTAACCTGACATGCTCCTGTTTATCAATTCACTAAGGTGAAAGCTGCATCTGTAATGATTAATCTAAAGTAATCAAACCCAAAAACACTTTCTAAAATCATAATTATAATCATGTTATGCTCTGGTTTTCTGTGGATATTATTGAACTAAGCACAAGACTAGTCTCGTATCTCTAAAAATCGTGATCGTTGTTTATCACTTGTTTGATCCACCCCATAAGAAAGCTTATTTTCGTGAAGATTAGATTCTTTGGCATATTACTATAGCAGTCAGTACCCGTACTGACAAGTCCCTTTAGGTACCATTTGCCCTGGGACTCGCACGAGAGGGGCCCTCCTCTGTCCTTTACACAAGGCCCCGTGTCATTACGTGCCTCGTAGCCACATAGCATTGATGGGTGCATTTTTTGCACTGGGCTTTTGCACTTGTCTTCGGACACTAATGGCACTGGTGCTTGATACAGGGTACCAGATTTCACCCCCCAGCCTGTGTACCAGCAACTCTGGGCAGGTGCGCTCACAGGTACCTGAGAAATGCTCCCTGGTAAACAGGCCAGGTTAACCGTATTTGATATTGAGGCCGGGTGGCTTAGCTTGACTAGAGCTAGGTCGTGGGAAAAGATCGTATATTTGTGATAGTCTGGATGGATGAAGATGTCTTGAGCTTCTATATTTTGTTCCGCGGACGATCCTGAGTAAGCTGCGTGTGCTGCACCGGGTCTGCGAATAGAAAAATGGAAGAAAAAGGATAAGAAACGAAAGCGAACAACTTTTGCAATATAAGCATGGATACAATTCTTAACACAGTGAAATGAGATACCGAAAagggttattgtggcaagtcTCCTTATCATCTAGATCAAAAATCAATCATccatttaaacattttttataacACATGCAACTACCTGTACATACCTGACGGCAAGCATGGATGGCTTTTTCCCGTAAACACAGAACGCAGTTGTCAACACCCATTGAGGAAACACAAGGGACCCAGAACAGAACCTTTTGTGATCCCGTTTAAATTCTATTATCGCCTGCCATGGCCAGCTACCCACGGGGGCCTCGGAACCACCGAGTAAACGGGTCAGTACATCAGAAGCTTTTGCTCCGCATTTTGCTGGAACAAAATTAGAAGAAGATTCCAGGCTTTTATTTATATGCCTTCTATAATTAAAACTAATTAAAAATGTATGATTAAATCTATATATTCACGCTTACGGTCATCGCATAGTCCTGTTGTTGAATTCTTTGTAAAACCAGGATAACAAGTAACTGTAAATAAAGATCAAGGTGTGTCAGACCTGTGTGATATTCAGTTAATAAAAACAGCtctattatcaccatcactataaGAAATAACCACAAAAATATCACCTAcaacaaccatcaccaccatcatcatcgtcgtggTAATTAGTTATGATCATAATCATCAATTACATATTAAAACAGGGTCCCTTGTTGACtgaaatatgatgaattttacGACGATTCTTACGAAACTGGACCTAGGAAAATGCCGTTTTGACTGCAGTTAAGTCTGATGTTTAAAGTATAagcatcattattatcaccatcatcaatatATCGTTATCATTACCGCCACCATAACAACTACcgccatcatcgtcatcatcatattcATATTATAATCCTGACCAACATAAAAAGCATATATTGAAATGGGTAGCCGTCTAAACAGTAACGAtgaattgttattatttctatttcattttattgCGCTTACTAGGAATAGTGATCCAGGCATTTGGTGTTGTCCAATCATCGTAGACAAACAAAGACCACTGACCAGTTACACGAGATAGAACCCCTATCTGTGGAGCAAAGAAATATAATTACACTTCTTTGAGTATAGCAACCCAGAAACTGTGGTGTACGGTTTTACAGTCCAGTCCAGAACATATGATAATAATCAAAAAAGACCTGCATAACATGACCACTAGCGTACCTTTGTAAGTTGCCACTTGGGAAACCATCCGCTTTCGTCCCTTTTTATATTGACCGCCGTAAGATCACCGATGCTGGCGCCGTCTTTGATAATGAAACTGTCAACACTGTTAGGAAAATCAGGAGATCAAGTTTTGGTAGCTTGTGCATTGTTGTGTGCATTTTACGggctaaaataaacaaatcagcgggctaaaatatattttcaggaCGTTACAAAAGGAcgataaaaaaagataaaaaaacacGGTCTTTATAGGAAATAGGCTGAGCGAGCTCGATAAATAACAGTTTTCTAAGCAAAATTGTTTTATATGTGTCTTTATGTCTGTTTCACTGACTGTTTATACCCACATCCCCATCCGCTTAACCTACCTATTCTTTTCGAAGGTGCTGCTTGGGCCAGTAAGCTCGTGTACAGCGGTTACCCCCCTTGTGCCTACAAGCCGGATGTAGACATGTGCGTCCGTACCCGCACCAAGCGAACTTCCGGTCTTGACTTTGATGTCATAGTCTAAGGGACGATGACATGACACAATGGAAAAATGAAACGGTGACTACTTCAATTGTACTTATTAAAGTATTTCTGGAAAATGACCGTATGACTCAATTAAAATATCCTCCTGCCGCGTTGGATcacaaaaatattgaaattagATAATTTGCGGATAAATTCAAAAGATAAATTTCAttcatttgttttaaaatctGTTGCTTTACTAAACATTAACGTGACTATTACAGTTGAAACCAGTTAACGGGAACCCTCacgaaaaaggaaaacaaaacaaaaaaacagccCCAGTCCTGTAAACCTTTGTTATAAACCATGACAGAATACGATTTTGCTTTTACTATGAAAAAACTTTTAAACGATGCTAGTGGTAAGAACACAGGTCTTGGTAGAGTCAAAACTTTTATCCTACATAGGTTAACTTCTAGCTGCGATATTTAACGAACCGCAAGTCATGCTCCTCTCACCATTGGAACACACTTCGCCGGAAAGCCCAAGAACGAAACAGTCAAGCGTTAATACTAGAATTACCAGGTACATCTCTTTGACCTTCTGTCGTAGCTTTATGTTAGCCTTGCAAATCGTCTGCTAAACCCCCAACCTGAATAGAGAGATCCTATATACCCTCCAATTACGCAAGAACACGCCTACTTCCGCAAGCTCACTGTCACGTAGCTTTGCCACGATTGACAGTTCCCTAAATTCCTTTTCTCTGTGCTAGGAACTCACATTTCGCAATGAGCATGGCGTCTCAGAGAACTTGTCTTCCGTTCAAGGCCGTTCAAGAATATTTGACATCGCGGCATTGTCTATATGTCTTAGGGTCAGTAAATGCGTGATGAGGAATAAAAGACAGGCTACCTTTGTTGACTGTATTCAAGTTGGCGTGCCGTTAGAAACAAAGCAGCAAAATAAGGGGTTTATTTTAAACAAAGCTGTTTAAACAAGAAAAGTTTTACATTGTCTTAAGGATCCACGTCAGACCTTGTGTGAATCCAGTTTTTTTGCAAGAGGCGACTTGTACTATGAAGTCACGTTCCTTTTTGAATGgaaaattcaagccaaaatagaCACAGAAAAAGGTGAGCCCGTCACGCCAGagagcgacaaaaaaatgaaatatttcaatgaaaataagacTTTTCTGACAAAGACACTATCTAGTTAGTTAGTGaccgctgaataagttgcttttatttttgtctgcATATTTACAATGCAAAATGCTTCGAACTTCACTTCATCGCGGATCGAAATGAACCAATTAGTGCCATGTTAGTGAAATGAACCATGTAGTGCGCACTGCATTCTGGTAGAAATGCGCGCGCAAACTTATAGATGGAATGGATTTCTTTGGTATCCTAAATGAGCATCTCATTCGTATAGGCTTCTTTTCAGTCTGCTACGAAACAAAATgaccatatgaagaaaactcCCTCCCCCGTTTTCTTACAAGGAAGTGCCCGCTTTCAATAAAAACGACAAATTGACTTGACTAAATTGATATGATGATATGACTTGATGATATGACGCATTCGGGAATTCTTATCATAGACACTTAAGGGCCACCGAATGGTCTTTGGTGAGCACTTGCGAGCttgcgagcaccccgttttttatgcgagaccgagTTGTTAAATAAATCAAGCAGCGAGCGCATCGAAAAATATAATGCGAGCACggaggaaaaaaaatgcgCGAGCATGAGAGCATAGGcgaaaactgcgagcacatcgaaatttcgggggaccattcgggggccctaCTAAAGACGAATAAATATAATTCAAGCCTCGGTTTCAGGCTTTCGGTCCGCAAATACTAGCGAGATGATAGAGAATTCCAAAGTTTTAGCATTTGATTTATTCCAACTCCAAGGGTATGAGACTTCCCTCAAACCGAGGCTCGCATTTCATttatgcaggcccgtacccaggaattttcttgggggggtggggtgcgaAACCCGAAAAAGTGGGCCTAAtattctgggggggggggggggggatttggggtgagttctctgataaaaatctgaccacccccaaaaaacaaaaagggattttttatgcctttgcagtatctcaaCTGTACGTTTATTGGCGGATTCGGCTACATATCAGAGTGATCTAGTTTATGCTtgatagttttgtctacaaacgGCCAGCTATTGGGAACCGGGGGggggaccttcggccgttgtggggggggggggggtaccgGCCTGTTATGTGTCCTTAGTCTGACTGTCCAGCAGGCACAGAGGAATACGCATTTGGTCTATTCCGAtctccatccatccatccatccatccatccctccatccatccatccatccatccatccatccatccatccatccatccatgaAAGTATTAGAAACTTACCACCCCCCAAAAATATACTGAAAAAATCTTCTAGTCCTCAGTCCTAGTTTCTATTTTTTGGTTTGCTCCAGAAATCTGCTAAAACTACAATTAATTTAACGTGTTTTGCCGGGTAATAATAAAAGTCCGTATGCACTTTCCATTCCCGTGAGTCACGGGCTCAATTCCCACCTTTTGGGCACCCGCGCGTGGAGAGAAGTCACGTGTACACTCAGGAGTCGTTATGCAAGTCGGTGCAGCTGCCTGTGTGCCCTCTCGTGACTGTAGCCTGGACTGGTCGCGAGATTGATGTTATGTAACTCTCTGTGCTGGTGGCTTTTCCTTACTTGCCTTCTCTTTATTCCACTATGCAAGTGAAGTAAAGATATAAAACGGTAAAATCTTGTGTATTTGTGTTAGCGTTAGATTTGCAATACTTGCCCTCAGTGTATAGAGTGTATGGAATTCTCAATTTGATGCAGTCGTCTTTCCTAGACGAAATATTCCAAAGTCCATAAACCTACCAATTAAACTTTTATaccaattatattttttagacaTACTCTTGGAAGCACTTGTGGAGAAAAgcaattttatatttatttctaagATGTGACAATAGtcaaaatttataaaataaccTTTATCGTCTCTTTCAGATGAATTCGTTATTGCGGTTTGAGATTCTGGAATCGAGCGAATGGAAATGGGTTGAAGATAGGACTTTTACATGTTTTAGTGAATGCTGTACCCTTATTTACTCAATCCTTCAAATGGAGTATAGAAACTACATCCATcgcatatgaaacattttatttttctctctATTTATTATTGCTGTTTTGTTTATACACACATTTTGAGTTAAAATAAGCACAAGCCCACTGGCCCTTTCAAATTCTGCCTGGTGATTTTTATCCTGGTTGCTGCCTGTGTACAACCAAAACATAATATGCTACTTTCTCTTTGGAAACCGAGGAAGAGGAAAAAAACCTTGTTACCCTTCGTGTGTTCTTAATATTCGTATCTAGACATACATGGGGTCTACCAAGGAAGGCCACTAAAATATTGCATAACACTACATTTACGGCACATAAAACATCTGCACATACTTGTGTACGGTGCATTGCCAGTAGAGCTATTGCTATATATCCAATTTCTGAAAATCAACGGACGTGCTCTTAGCATGTCCTTTGATTTTAATTGCAAAAAGTGAAAAGCTTAAAGATacaacaaaagaaaagaacaTTTCAGTTAGtcaatttaaatatttttctatttgtCGTGAATTAcgtatatatttatatattcatAGATTTTTCGGGTGATGTTGTACGCCTTTGCttcaaacacaataaaaaaaaacctctttGTATAAACCGAAACCACTAAATAGCTCCAGATTATGCTAAATTGTCTCTCTCAAAAATCAATAATCCAGTAACGAATTTAACAACACCAAATTTTAAACTATAGCACgccaaacttttttttttaccaaagaaataaagcaaaacacaAGGTaataatgagaaaataacCAAAGAGTTATACTAGAGCATAATTATTTTAGAGCCAGTATGCTTCTCTAGGCTTTGA contains:
- the LOC5512118 gene encoding CUB and peptidase domain-containing protein 2 isoform X3, with the translated sequence MLIAKYYDIKVKTGSSLGAGTDAHVYIRLVGTRGVTAVHELTGPSSTFEKNSVDSFIIKDGASIGDLTAVNIKRDESGWFPKWQLTKIGVLSRVTGQWSLFVYDDWTTPNAWITIPITCYPGFTKNSTTGLCDDPKCGAKASDVLTRLLGGSEAPVGSWPWQAIIEFKRDHKRFCSGSLVFPQWVLTTAFCVYGKKPSMLAVRPGAAHAAYSGSSAEQNIEAQDIFIHPDYHKYTIFSHDLALVKLSHPASISNTVNLACLPGSISQVPVSAPAQSCWYTGWGVKSGTLYQAPVPLVSEDKCKSPVQKMHPSMLCGYEARNDTGPCVKDRGGPLSCESQGKWYLKGLVSTGTDCYSNMPKNLIFTKISFLMGWIKQVINNDHDF
- the LOC5512118 gene encoding CUB and peptidase domain-containing protein 2 isoform X1; the encoded protein is MYLVILVLTLDCFVLGLSGEVCSNGERSMTCDYDIKVKTGSSLGAGTDAHVYIRLVGTRGVTAVHELTGPSSTFEKNSVDSFIIKDGASIGDLTAVNIKRDESGWFPKWQLTKIGVLSRVTGQWSLFVYDDWTTPNAWITIPITCYPGFTKNSTTGLCDDPKCGAKASDVLTRLLGGSEAPVGSWPWQAIIEFKRDHKRFCSGSLVFPQWVLTTAFCVYGKKPSMLAVRPGAAHAAYSGSSAEQNIEAQDIFIHPDYHKYTIFSHDLALVKLSHPASISNTVNLACLPGSISQVPVSAPAQSCWYTGWGVKSGTLYQAPVPLVSEDKCKSPVQKMHPSMLCGYEARNDTGPCVKDRGGPLSCESQGKWYLKGLVSTGTDCYSNMPKNLIFTKISFLMGWIKQVINNDHDF
- the LOC5512118 gene encoding CUB and peptidase domain-containing protein 2 isoform X2; this encodes MYLVILVLTLDCFVLGLSGEVCSNDYDIKVKTGSSLGAGTDAHVYIRLVGTRGVTAVHELTGPSSTFEKNSVDSFIIKDGASIGDLTAVNIKRDESGWFPKWQLTKIGVLSRVTGQWSLFVYDDWTTPNAWITIPITCYPGFTKNSTTGLCDDPKCGAKASDVLTRLLGGSEAPVGSWPWQAIIEFKRDHKRFCSGSLVFPQWVLTTAFCVYGKKPSMLAVRPGAAHAAYSGSSAEQNIEAQDIFIHPDYHKYTIFSHDLALVKLSHPASISNTVNLACLPGSISQVPVSAPAQSCWYTGWGVKSGTLYQAPVPLVSEDKCKSPVQKMHPSMLCGYEARNDTGPCVKDRGGPLSCESQGKWYLKGLVSTGTDCYSNMPKNLIFTKISFLMGWIKQVINNDHDF